One genomic segment of Ipomoea triloba cultivar NCNSP0323 chromosome 9, ASM357664v1 includes these proteins:
- the LOC116030826 gene encoding uncharacterized protein LOC116030826, which translates to MSLERSENFFVRFNGKNYSAWAFPFELFVKGKELWSHISDSAPDKEKEKEKYAKWEVKDAQIMSWILGSVEPSILLSLKPYKTSRGMWDYLKNVYNQSNSARRFQLELELSQLSQGSMSIQEFYSSFETLWTEYTDIVYANVPSEGLVAVQNIHETSKRDQFLMKLRGEFETIRSNLMNRQLVPSMNICVGELLREEQRLTTLAVLEQKAQNSAPIPVAYAAKRRSNGSRDMTNVQCYSCKNFGHFANNCTKKFCNYCKKAGHIIKECSIRPPKKHETAYNVSVGPSSVSNAGQSTITPEMVQQMIVSALSAFGFSGSSVRENDREGA; encoded by the exons ATGTCTTTGGAAAGATCAGAAAATTTTTTTGTTCGATTTAATGGCAAAAATTATTCTGCCTGGGCATTCCCATTTGAGCTCTTTGTCAAGGGAAAGGAACTATGGAGTCATATCAGTGATTCTGCacctgacaaagaaaaggagaaggagAAATATGCAAAATGGGAGGTAAAGGATGCTCAGATTATGTCCTGGATTCTTGGAAGTGTGGAACCCTCCATACTTCTCAGTCTCAAGCCTTATAAGACCTCTAGAGGAATGTGGGATTACTTGAAGAACGTCTACAACCAAAGCAACTCAGCACGAAGGTTTCAATTGGAGCTTGAGTTGAGCCAACTCAGTCAAGGGAGTATGTCAATCCAAGAGTTTTATTCTTCATTTGAAACTCTTTGGACTGAATACACTGATATTGTGTATGCAAATGTTCCTTCTGAAGGACTAGTTGCTGTACAAAATATCCATGAAACCAGCAAGCGTGATCAGTTTTTAATGAAGTTAAGGGGGGAGTTTGAAACAATCAGGTCTAACCTGATGAATAGACAGTTAGTTCCTTCAATGAATATTTGTGTAGGAGAGCTTCTCAGGGAAGAACAACGGCTCACTACACTGGCTGTCTTGGAGCAGAAAGCTCAAAATTCTGCTCCAATTCCTGTTGCCTACGCTGCCAAAAGGAGATCTAACGGAAGCAGAGATATGACTAATGTCCAGTGTTATAGTTGCAAGAATTTTGGTCACTTTGCCaataattgtactaaaaaattcTGCAATTATTGTAAGAAAGCAGGGCATATCATCAAAGAGTGTTCCATTCGGCCTCCGAAGAAACATGAAACTGCCTACAATGTCTCGGTTGGTCCCTCTAGTGTCTCCAATGCTGGTCAGTCTACGATTACCCCTGAAATGGTCCAACAAATGATAGTTTCTGCCCTATCAGCCTTTGGTTTTTCAG GATCAAGTGTCCGGGAAAATGATCGCGAAGGGGCCTAA
- the LOC116030825 gene encoding uncharacterized protein LOC116030825 isoform X1 codes for MLEEIQFFFHCHGYVSKASSLLGLVKDCRTVEQLNKQTFFFFFFFLSQLCFSTWYQSAESMAWRSPAINMVRQSTQLGGNENQVGAANHPPNPIPIPIPIPIPTVDQAVFDPNDRKNPLYLHPNESPALQLVSVQLEGRSNYHPWARAMEMALRSKNKMSIVNGTMVIPNTTDARYYYWDQCNTMVLSWILRAVSPTVGRGVLWIDTAEGVWKDLKKRFSQQDVLRIAEIQAEIYQTKQGNSSINEYFTQLKLLWDELFILRPVPCCERPLNCECGSKLSEKVKMHLENDMLSSFLIGLNENYTSTNNQIMLMKPLPDVGIQTTEAGILETDPPITQESYKRFLEFMQREKTSNTPLDCQCSSKMCSIFLIVEIIIIIMC; via the exons ATGTTGGAAGAAATCCAATTCTTTTTCCATTGTCATGGCTATGTAAGCAAGGCGTCTTCTCTCCTTGGGCTCGTAAAAG ATTGCAGAACAGTTGAGCAATTGAATAAACagacattcttcttcttcttcttctttctctctcaACTCTGTTTCTccacatggtatcagagcgctGAATCAATGGCGTGGCGTTCACCGGCGATAAACATGGTTCGACAGTCCACTCAACTTGGTGGGAATGAAAACCAAGTTGGTGCCGCAAATCATCCTCCAAACCCTATTCCGATTCCGATCCCGATCCCGATCCCAACAGTCGATCAAGCAGTTTTTGACCCCAATGATCGCAAAAATCCTCTCTATCTCCACCCTAATGAGAGCCCGGCTCTGCAATTGGTCAGTGTTCAGCTAGAAGGGAGATCAAACTACCACCCATGGGCGAGGGCTATGGAGATGGCACTGAGGTCGAAGAACAAGATGAGCATAGTGAACGGAACAATGGTGATTCCAAATACCACTGATGCAAGGTACTACTATTGGGACCAATGCAACACAATGGTGCTGTCATGGATCCTTAGAGCAGTTTCACCCACCGTTGGACGCGGTGTGCTATGGATTGATACTGCTGAAGGTGTGTGGAAAGATTTGAAGAAGCGGTTCAGCCAACAAGATGTTCTTCGGATCGCTGAAATCCAGGCTGAGATTTACCAAACAAAACAAGGTAACTCTTCCATAAATGAGTACTTTACACAATTGAAGTTGTTATGGGATGAACTTTTTATTTTGAGGCCTGTTCCTTGTTGTGAACGCCCTCTGAACTGTGAATGTGGGAGCAAGTTGTCTGAAAAGGTCAAAATGCACCTGGAGAATGACATGTTGTCATCCTTTCTCATTGGCCTAAATGAAAACTACACCAGTACTAACAACCAGATTATGTTGATGAAACCTCTCCCTGATGTTGGAATTCAGACCACTGAAGCTGGAATTCTAGAAACAGATCCACCTATCACTCAGGAAAGTTACAAGAGATTCTTGGAGTTTATGCAAAGAGAGAAAACCAGTAATACTCCTCTTGATTGTCAATGCAGCAGCAAAATGTGTAGTATATTTCTAATTGTtgagattattataattattatgtgttag